From the Macaca nemestrina isolate mMacNem1 chromosome 2, mMacNem.hap1, whole genome shotgun sequence genome, the window AAGGCTTCATTGCCTCCTGGGAGCGCTAAGGAGGAGCAGGCCCGCATGGCTTGGGAGCACGGCCGAGGGGAGCAGTGAGGGGCAATGAGGCGGCTGGGATGCCGCCCTCAGTAAGCAGCTTGCCAACCACTCCAGGTCTGAAAAGCAAGTCCCCCAGCCCGACCCCAGGGAGCCAGAGAGGCTTGGCACTCAGGAGAGAACCACCCCAAGTCTCCATTCTACTGCCGTGAACTCATGTGTTGCCATGTACAGAGGCCACAGCAGCATGAAGGGTTGTggcttccctttttatttttttacatttccatttctatgggttttcctttctttcctttatgcAGTAGATGCTTTCTTCCTCCTGCAGTTCTGGACCATGTGGAGCTATATGGAGAAATTGCACAGACAGAATCACTTTGCCACactgcagggcccaggagcaggagCCCAGGTCCTCCCTCCAGGGTAGAGATGCACAGAATGGAAATTGCACTAAGGACCTCTTCCTTTGCTGTATGGACAGAAGAGTTCATGGTTGCATTCAGGGATTGCAAGGACCATATAGACATGTCACAGGTGGAAAAAGGGCCACAAGCCGTTTTGCACAAATGCCTGTCCACCTGCCCCTCTTCCATCCAGGAGTGTGCTACTGAGGGGCTGGCTGGACCAACCTGCTGGCTCAGGCACGTGACTGGCCTAACTGCATGCCCAGGGAACTGCCAGGGTTCAATGGGCCAGCCGTCTCCTACTCCATCTTGGATTTTTCTCTCCATCACATTATTTCTGACCATTTGCTCCCTTCCATTCTTGAAACACCTCATGCCCCACAGGAGCCCCAGTGGTGACTGGATCTGCAAGGGTTATCTCTCACCCTCTGGGGTTTGAGTGGAGGTATGGAGCCAGAGGGGCTATCCTAGCCACCTTCCTCCTAGGGGGAGCTGGTCCCCTTCCTAAGTGGTAGAGACTGGTGTAAGAGTGAGTCTGGGGTGTGGCAGGCGCCAGAAATCCTCGAAGCTTTCAGAAGCGTTCAGAATGCCTACCATCAGCTCCTGAATCAGGGATTTTCAGCACTACCTCTGAGCCATGGGGGTGGCTGCCTAGCCAGGCTTCCAGGCCCTGAGGACATGTGGTCAGGTTCAGCAGGCTCCTTGGTaaagagggtgggagggggctTCTCCTTTTGGAAGCAGATAGCCATGCAGGTAGAATTGTCATCTCCCAAGTGGCCACATACAGCAACCCGCTCCAGGCCATGGGGACCACCACTCAGGGTTTGGGGCTGGCAGGAGGGCAGTTTCTCCAGTCTCCCCAGTCTGTTGGTGTCTTTATAGGAAACTATAAAGCAGAGCAGTGGTGTCTTTAGAGGAAACTCATTCAAGTCAGGGCACTGATTTTCCTCTCAGTTTATTATTTCGGGGGATCGGGTCAGGTGGGTATAGTAGTACTTCACCAGGGTGCTtttaagttactttaaaaaaaaaaaaaagcctacaaaatatttcttttcttttatttgctcAAGTTCACATTAATGATGGTCACAAGGCTGCCTTGTTGGGCAGGCATGTTGCCCCCATTTCCTCTTCTGCTGGCCTGTGTGACCTCCACAGCCAGGCCCTGGGCCCGAGCCCCTCGTCCCTTCTCCACTGCCCCTATTTCCAGACAGTAAAGGCCATGGTCAGGGTGTTTTTCACTTGTAAACAAACCCCAGCTTGTTTAACAGAAATGCTAATAACCTACTGGGAAAGATGGAGGTCTAAATTACCTTCAGGGTTTTTCTGGGGCTTTATCATCAGTGTGGGTCCCTTCTGATACCATTAGGCTCACTCCAGGCAGAGTGGGGCAGAAGGCTGCTGAGGATGTGGGTCAGTCACAGCAGCCCTCACCTCAAAGGGCTGGCCTGCTTCTCAGCCTACATTTATTTGCAAGCTTCAATCTCTGGACCATCTGGTGTTCACAGGTGTTAGAGGGTCGGGGCTAGCTTCAGATTTGATTCATAGGTAGGAGGGCTTAGATTTTAAGGCACTTCTGAACGTCAATCCCTGGACAAGGCAGTCATCCCATAAGAACAGCTACCTTCTCCACTTCGTGCACAAGAGGTAAGGAGGGGAGTATGGGTTCATTTGGCTTCGCATTATGCAAGTTGAAACCGTTTGTTTCCCCTTTCCATTTTCCCTAACTGAATGAAAAGGACACATTCTGAAATCCCTTTTGTTGGAGAATTATTCAGTCTGAGGGGAAATGGGAGGCCAGAGATGAGAACCCTTTGAGAAGATTGTAAAATActgattttcattctttcaagCTTATTTGTAAATACCTATTTGAATGCTGTGTATTTGTACAGGAATTTGAGCAAAAAATGTATAGAGTGTGATGTCCAATTGGTATTCAGCactataaatgtgtttttaaccTCACGCATTCTGTGcttatttaaaacaagaaaacttcTAACCATTATTTTGTGTATTCATGTTTAAAGAAAACAAGTGATTTAAAAATGATCTTACCTGTACCAGAAAAGCAAagttaaaggaaacaaaatttgtACCATTGTCCCAAGAGGTATTTTACTGTATATATTGTGGTAGCATGTTCAAAATCCAACAAGTAATGTGAATTTTAGATGTAAATATCTGCCacttgattttttccccctttccccaCTTCCTTGACTGCTGTGATGTGAATTAAAGATGAATATCTGATAATGATCCACTGAATTCACTGAATGGGAGCGGAGGATGTGCCCCTCTCCAACCCTTGTCGCCGGGCTCCAAGCCCTTTTTAGCCCCATAGACATGTCCTTTTTGCACTGAGTAGAGCCAACCCTTCCCCAACGCAGGAAGCCAGGGGGGCACTTGAAAGGAGGGCAGTCGAAATGGAAACATCCTCCAGTGCTTCTCTGCTGATCCCCGGGACCCCACTCAGGAGGCCCCTCAGCAACAGGGGACCCCGAAGGCCTAGCGGGGAGGCAGGAGAAGGCGGGCCAGCCACTGAGCCACGCTTCTGAGCTTGTAAGGGCACCTCCCGAGCCCCTCACCTTCCCACGCTGAGGCGACCCCATATCCTCGACCGATGATCCGGCCCGGGCGCTGCCCTCCACGGTCTAGAGTGGCGGCCCAGCTTTGAGATTGGCGCGCCTTGAGCCCTTCCTCCGGATGTCCCGCAGTCCGTCCACCCCGCACGTCTCCTGTCAGCCTACGCACGGCGGGCTCTGGTCAGATGGAGGTTCAGCAGATGGGCTTCCAAAGGTTGGGTCCGTTGCCCACGcgtaggaaagaagaaaaaaggaaagaaacttttgAGTCTTGCCTGCGGTCGCCCGCCCTCCCTGCCTAACCTGCTGTCTTGGCTGACCCCAGAACAACTGCGCCACGAGTCGGAGTCCGGGCGAGGAAATCCGCAGGGTTTTTCGAGCAAGCCTGGGGCCCAGAGCAGGGGTACGCGGGTCAACTCAACAGATGTAAGGCAGTGGCGAACCCCATTTCAGCTAGCGGTACCCAGCCTCAGTAGAGTCGCTGCCCTTACCCAATATGGTGGCCCACGCCGTTTCCGTCGCTGCTGTAGCCGCTTCCTGCGGCCGGCCCGGGTTCAATCAGCGGCCGACAACTGTCTAGGGCTCAGACACCACCAGCCAATGAGGGAGGGTAGCGTGGAGCCGCCCGTCTGGGCTCCACGGCTTATGGACCAATGGAGATGTGGCGTGTGGGAGGGCGCGGAGGGCCCGCCGCCAATGGGGAGCTACGGCGCGCGGCCGGGACTTGGAGGCGGCGCGGCGCGGCGGGTGCGGTTTAGTCGGtcggcggcggcagcagcggaggaggaggaggaggatgtgggCTACGCAGGGGCTGGCGGTGGCGCTGGCTCTGAGCGTGCTGCCGGGCGGCCGGGCGCTGCGGCCAGGCGACTGCGAAGGTGCTGGATGGGGGGCCTGGGGCCGCGCTCCGTGACCGTTCTGGCGACGGCGCTGAACCCCACAAAATCACCAGACGGCGGGGGCCAAGAGGGCGGGGGCGAGGGCGGGGGCGACGGGGGGTCCCGGCGGGGCCTGCACGAGGAGGCTCTGGCGCCCGCCCTAGTAAATCTTGCCCGGGCCTAGAAAACATTGGTCCGACGAGGAAAAGTTGAGACTAGATCCCGTTGAAAACTTGGCCTGAAATCTCCATCACGCCTGAGTTACTGTCCCCACCACCGTCCAGAGGTTACCGCTCCCCGTCCGACGTCGGGAGCCCCAGGGCTGGCCGTGGGTGCTGCGCCCTGTCTGTTGGGATCACGAAGCTGCACCTCTGGGTGCGCTGTTGTATTTGGAAATTAGCAGCAGCATTTTGATGGTTTTTCTCCTCACCTTCCAGTCTCTCCATTTACGAGGTCACAGTGAGTCCCGTCTCAAGGACACGTGTTCACCATGGGCTTAAACTTGATGAAAGGAGCAGGGAGGAGTCGTTTATAGGTCATTGGGTGATGCTTGGTCTTTTGATTACCTGGGTGTACCAGGGGACCCCTGCCACCTTGAACCGGGTTCCGTCTACCTGTAGGCAACTGAGAAAAATCGGTGATGGAAAAGCTCACCTCTAATGATTCATCCTCATGTCTCCTATTAAAATTGTTGGCGGAGTTCCTTCCTGGTGGATTGGAACAGCTTGGTGATTGCTGAGCATCTCCCGTCCCTCTCTTTTCCAGTTTGTATTTCTTATCTGGGAAGATTTTACCAGGACCTCAAAGACAGAGATGTCACATTCTCACCAGCCACTATTGAAAACGAGCTTATAAAGTTCTGCCGAGAAGCAAGAGGCAAAGAGAATCGGTTGGTAAGTAGTTGGTGACCCTCCCCAACTGGCCTGGCTCATGTTAACCCTCAGCTTCACTAGCCTTTTGATAAAAGGCCTTGCCCGCCTCTCTATTCAGGAAGCCAGCTACTCTCCATAAACTAATGTGAGACTGAAGTGTTTCTATGTCCTTCCCAAAGCAGGCATGTATTCTgcaactgtgattttttttttaatcctgttagtccttattaagcacctactatgtgctgggcactgggagtATCAGGGGAAAGAAGTGACAGTCAGGCACACAAATAATGCAGTGTCTGGGTGTCATGAAGAAAATGGACCATTAGGTGCTGATTTAGAGTGGCCATGAAGTCTCTGAGGAAAGGTTATCATTGAAGTGAGATAAGAACATCCCATACAGGAAACAGCAGTGTGAGTGCCCAGAGGCCTGAACGAGTTTGGCATGTATGTGGACAGGAGAAGGTGACAGGGTGCCCACAGGATAGGCAAGGGCCAAATCAAGACAAGAGCCCTAGTGAAGCAATGGGTTTTCTAACTTTAATTTCCCTGGCAGTCTCTGGCTTATCTGTTAAAGATTTGAACCCTGGTGACACTTAAACTCATTTGGTGGCTGCCAGCTTGGACTGAGCATGTGTTAAGAGTCCAGGGTTTACACTGACTGAATCTGACTACCAGTACAGGCAGGGCACTGAAAAATGCAgctgtgggccaggtgcggtggctcatgcttgtcatcctagcactttgggaggccaaggtgggaggattgcttgagcttaggagtttgagatcagcctgagcaaagtggtgaaatcccatctccacaaaaaaatgtttaagctgggcacggtggctcacacctgtaatcccagcactttgggagaccgaggtgggtggatcacctgaggtcaggatttcaaaaccagcctggccaacatggcaaaaccccgtgtctactaaaaaatacaaaaattagccaggcatggtggcaggcgtctctaatcccagctactcaggaggctgaagcagggagaattgcttgaacctgggaggcagaggttgcagtgagccgagatcatgccactacactccagcctgggtgacagagcgaaactctgtctcaaaaaaaaaaaaaagttttaattagctggatgtggtggcccaCACTGGTAGaccagctactagggtggctgagtGGGAAGGATCACCACCCAACAGATTGAAGCTGCAGGGAgtcatgatagtgccactgcattccagcctgggcgacagggggaccctatctcaaaaaaaaaaagttaggccCTACCAGAGAGATGATGTTTCAAGGTGTCAGTATGTTTGGAGGCGATGGCTCTCAAGCACCTCCTGAAGGCCACTGTCCTTTCTTGATGCAGTGCTACTATATCGGGGCCACAGATGATGCAGCCACCAAAATCATCAATGAGGTATCAAAGCCTCTGGCCCACCACATCCCTGTGGAGAAGATCTGTGAGAAGCTTAAGAAGAAGGACAGCCAGATCTGTGAGCTAAAGTATGGTGAGTACGCCTAGTCCTTACTTAATGAATGCTGTGTACCTTCTGGGTTTATTTCCCATCTGGGAGAGGAAAATGATGAGCTAGAGTCATGAGTGGATTGTAT encodes:
- the LOC105480502 gene encoding LOW QUALITY PROTEIN: mesencephalic astrocyte-derived neurotrophic factor (The sequence of the model RefSeq protein was modified relative to this genomic sequence to represent the inferred CDS: inserted 1 base in 1 codon), with protein sequence MEMWRVGGRGGPXRQWGATARGRDLEAARRGGCGLVGRRRQQRRRRRRMWATQGLAVALALSVLPGGRALRPGDCEVCISYLGRFYQDLKDRDVTFSPATIENELIKFCREARGKENRLCYYIGATDDAATKIINEVSKPLAHHIPVEKICEKLKKKDSQICELKYDKQIDLSTVDLKKLRVKELKKILDDWGETCKGCAEKSDYIRKINELMPKYAPKAASARTDL